Sequence from the Phragmites australis chromosome 6, lpPhrAust1.1, whole genome shotgun sequence genome:
GCCATTGACGTTGTAGATTACTGCAGTCCCATAGAAGTTAACGGTCATCTGTTCTCCTTTTCTCTTGGCAGAATTCGTTGCGAAGTTCATGAGCATCCACCGCAAGAGCTTGTCAGTTGGCTCATGACCATGAGCCTAAGATTCCACTACCAACGTGACCATGCCTGCACGAGGTTCTCTCCGTGCTATCACCTATCAGTCATGGTACATCTTTCATGGATGCCACACCCTTGTGCACTTGGCCATGAGACTTGACGAACTGAATTCGATGCGTACGCCACTGGCTTCTTCGATGTGTACGACGAATAAATGTCTATACCTTCTGTATTGGCAAATGTGTTGTTGCAAACGTATGGAGGCAGACGTGTAATTTGTGGTATGAGAATCTTTTGGATATCAACTAGTAATGTATGCTGACAATGTTGGATCCAGAGCTAAATATTAACGGATCAACTACTTTTTCTTtatcctttctctttttctccctcttttaTACTCAAAAATTATAAAGAGGTTCTCAATTATTTCCGATAGGGGCGCAAGCCCTCCTCTCCTGTGAATCCACCCCACTATGTAATTtgtaagaattttttatttcttaaataaaataattgcaaaaatatGCGTTTGTTTTGAAATGTTGTACATCTAGAGTCATGTCCCCCGATAGAAAGGTGATAAGGtttaaaaatgaaataaatgcTATGTTctattgctcttaaaattcaaaatgctATAGAAATAGTcatgtaattttttgaaaatatttgttaGTCTATGAGAATACTATGCTCTAgctttctaaaaaaattcaaacaaaaatatgatatgtacaatgagaaaaaaaataaattttattgtatagAGTCGATGCGTGTCGCGAACAAGATTCTAGATGTGCGATTTTTCAAAATGAACGCTTAAATTTTttgatgtaaaaatataaaaataaaaaatctaatttatGGTATGACTACGAGGGAGGCCGACATGTGGATGGGTAGCTCTGGGCCCAATCACACTAATAGGTCAAGCAGTGCGTGACAACGAGGGCCGAGCCCCATGCGATTTTTCAAAATGGACatttgtttttgcaattttcgattaaaatatataaaaaaatctaatttatgGTATGACTATGAGGGAGGCTGACACGTGGATGGGTCGCTCCGGGCCCGATCGCGCCAATGAGCCGAGCAGTGCGTGACAACGAGGGCCGAGCCCCTTAGCGGGCCAGCCTGTGTGGGCCTGCCACCCGCGGACGGCCTGGATATCCGCGACACGCGTCCGAGGTTGAAGCAGCGTTGCGCGGTGGTCCCACCCCGCAGCTCCACCGCCACTGTACGGACGCCGGCGTCTCTGGTCCACGCCCACGGTGGACGAGGTCTACCCACGTCGGTGTCCCGATTCCTTGAGGGTCTATTTGCAAAATATCTTTTCAAAAGGTCTAAAAAGTAAAAATTCCACGGAACCAGATGCGGTGCGCCGGTCTCTCTACACCCCAGCTTCCACCTCACGCTGCTTCCACTAAAGCGTTATCCCTCGCGTGGCGCGATCCGCACCGTCCACGTACGCATCGGACGGCTGTCGACCTGGCCCCACCGTCCTCCTCGCGTCACCGAAAAGCGAAAGCCTGGGGGGCAATCGCAGGGCTGGACAGCAGCGAACTCGAGACCACTCCGCCAGCTCTCCTCGCCTTCGCCGCTCGCCACCAAGGGATTTGGCACGCCTTCCGATCGGCTCCGGTGAGTGGCGAGGGGCTGCTCCTCCCTTTCCTCCCCTTGCTGCGGCCAGATAGATCGGTTATTGCATCGCTCGCGCGCTCGCTCCTGTGGTTGTGGCGGTGTCGGTTTCCTGGGACGTGGTGCCGTATGGGCGCATTTCTCGGCTCTTGCACGCTCGTGGTTTTGTGCTGCTTCTTGCTCGGTGCTTGCTCTTTCTGATGCGCCCGTTGGGATCTTCTCGCTTTGGTGCTTCGTGGATATGCTTTCCTCGGTTTGATCTGATGGTGGTATGTTATGTGATCAGATGGTGGTGGTTTTGTTTTGCGATTATACTTCTCTTCTTGCTCCTTGATTACTTTGCAGTTCTTTTCCTAGACAGGATGAGTGTCTTTGTgttcttttcttgatttttttccgGCCTTTCCCCCCCTTTTCTGTGTGCATTTCGGTGTTCTTGAATGCTCTTTGCAACTGCTACTAGGACAGCATTTTCTTATTGGTATTACGCTATTATTTGAGATTTTTTGGCGAGTTATCTCATTTTGGATCTACTCCATTTGTTCTGGATAGGATTATTTCCTCGGTTTGTGGTGttcgtttttctttctttttcggCGTccctttcttcttttgttgagTTCGCTAAACATGTCGCGGCACTACAACATTGTTGCCTTTTACCCACCTGCTCTCTGTGAGGATAGTTGCCCATCTGAGACACAGTTCTACTTGTGAGCATGTGTTTCTTTATACCAACTACACTTGTGGATGTTTCATTTATTTGCAAAATGTTGTGCTGCAGTTGTTCAGGACCAGGTTCTTCAGCTTGTCTGATGTGGAGTTATTTAGGGCACTGATGTCATCTTCGCAGTTTTTCTTAAACCTTCGACCAAGATCATGCCAGTTTTGGTTAATATATTGCAATCCTTCTGACTGCTGCTCGTAACTTGCATACATAATTACTAAACTACTAATCTAACCGTATCCCTTGGTAATCGCTTAAATTAAGTTCACTTGGCATTGTTTATTGGCCTCTTTCTTTGTGCTGTTTTGAAATTACTTTGAAGGGCACTTTCTATTTGCCTTTATCTGTATCTGCATGGCTTCGAAGTTAATCAGGAGAAAGAACTTTTCTCGCGTTTCCAGTTTGTTGACTGTCTATGGCTCTACAAGTTACTCAGTTGCTGTCTGGACTTCTATTTTTTTCCTCCACATTTTGCGGACCATTTTAGATGTGTTTGTAACTTATTTTAGCTGACAACAGAGCAAGAACGTCTATGTTCAGCTAATCACTTCTAGTCCTTGAGGTTATGGATATTGTGATAGTAATTTTTAGTGGAAATTGCATATGTTGTTTGCTAAAGTCTGCCTATAGATCACTAGCCATGGGGTTGATCTTCAGGCAATAGAGATTGGAATGATCCTTGTTCAGGAAACTCTAAAATTACAGAATCTTGGGTTCTGTTAAACTGAGATCAGGGAGAGTTGCCTAAACAGGATTCTTGAGATGGGCAAAGTTGCATCTACTGTTGTGTCATTACTAGTTGGTAATTTCCACTTTCCAGTAGATGCCGATGTTGAGATTGTCATTATGGAAACAGAAAATGTTGAGGATCAGGCAACTTATGCACAAACATGTGAATACAGGAACAGTTTTTCCGTtttgtatatttatatgtaaattGAGAAACGATGTTATAGTTAATAGTTCCAGTAAATGCGTTGGTTCATGCTACTGTAATACGTTGAACAGTGTTGGTAGGAATAAATCTTATACCTGCAAAAAGAAGCAAAATATAAAAGCCATAGCATTCACCATCTGGCAGCTATTCTAGCAGTACAAGTTGAAGTGCAAGCATATAACACGTTTGAATTTGGTTCATCACCATTGATTAATCCTTGATGGGAATAATCCTTGATGGTACTGTAATAGTATTGCTATCATGCTACTGTAATAGTACTGCTGTATTTGTATTATTGGTGAATAGTTCTTGCAGTGGAGAATAATCCTTGATGGGCAAGCCTCAGGCTGAAATTTATTTTCCTGTGATTTGACCACCAAACATGTAGTAGAGCAGTGTTTCGATTAAATAGGTGAAGGATAAGAACATATATTTCCCAGTAATAATACTCATAATTTGATTTGCAGCCTATCTTCTCAAAATTATGTATTTCTTTTGCTTATCCTTTGGTTGGAGCTCTTTCTTAACCTGCCTTTATTAATATGCTTATGTTTGCTTCTTATGGTCCTTGATTTAGATAATTTATTGACTTAATGACGTCGTTTTTAATCATATAGCCATGGCTGAAGAAGCTGATGGAAACATCCAAACGGGGCCAAGATTCCCCCCTGCTGCTCTCAATGAGCGTATTCTTTCTTccatatcccaaaagcatgttGCTGCTCACCCATGGCATGATCTGGAGATAGGTATTGAACACTCTTACTTATCAAGGATACCattttgctatgttttcttCTACTATAATGTCATCACCTTTCATTTCCATTTCCTTATGGTCTGTACAATATTGTTCTATTAGTGTATTGTTCTaaagtaattttttatttcatatttgctTTATTGTATGTGCTTTCAAATGCAGGACCAGGGGCTCCTGAAGTTTTCAACTGTGTAAGTCTACCTTTTACTACTAAGTTCGTAAATATGGTCGGTGTTCTTAATTCTGGTCGTATTGATTGACACCGAATTGAAGCTTTGCTTTTATACTTGCAATAGGCCTCAAATGGCAGCATATGGATTGAAATTCATTGCATGGTTTTTATTCTTGGAGTCCTCAATTTGAAGCTTCCATACTTTAATTGGGTCTATTGAAACTTTCTGCCTTTCTGGGGCAATAGTACTTGAGTTCCATCATACCAAATTAAAACTCTTGTGATTTTCTGGGCACCAGTTTGGCCGTAAAATGAATATATGATGTACAAGCTCAAACATATCCCAAATATATCCTTGTAATATGGATATATGACATACTGGTTTAAACATGGCTCAGATTGTCTTACCAGGCTATATATATTCACCATTTAACAGTTACTCAATGATCCTATATAAGCCAGCCGAGATTAGATAGTAGATGGTATCTGTTGTACCCTGATCCTTCTTTATTTATTACATgaagatatttcttttttttaattgtcaGGTGATTGAAATTCCTAGAGGCAGCAAGGTTAAGTATGAGTTGGACAAGGGAACTGGTCTAATCAAGGTGAGGTTGTAACTGATGTTAGAGTATGCTGGTGTTGTTTAACTCTGTTGGTTTATTGTGAATCATTTGGTATTTATGTGTGCCTTATTTCCTGTTGGATAGGAAAGGATGCTGCTATAATCTTGTTATTGTGCTCAAAATGTAGGAGGTTAAACAGTCTGTCAATAAGCAATGTTCAGTACAAACTTAGGCTTTTATTTCAAGTGAATTAAAAAAGACATGCCTTACGAATGTTTCATTAACAATACATTCATGGAGGACTTGCATGCTTCAATGGTTTGTTTTTCATGCTGAAAAGAAATGACTTGAAGATTTAACTTGTTTCAGGTTGATCGTGTCCTTTACTCCTCTGTTGTTTACCCACACAACTATGGTTTCATTCCACGTACACTCTGTGAGGATAGCGACCCCATGGACGTCCTCGTCCTGATGCAGGTATCAGATGTATGTAATGTCCAGATTTTGTTCTATTATTAGCTTTGCTCTAACATTTTCACTTTCTCTCTCTGACAGGAGCAAGTTGTCCCTGGGTGTTTCCTGCGAGCTCGTGCTATTGGACTCATGCCTATGATTGATCAGGTCAAATTTCTTATCATTTGATTGCATAGAAGTAGATCTGTTTCATTTTGACTATAAATTCGTGTGTTGTATTCTTATTTCTTACATGCAATGTCGAGATATTTAATGCACGAATTGTTCACCAAGCCagcataagaaagaaaaaagtaGTGCTCCTTACAAATTGGCTCTGTCACGAGGCTGAGTTCTTACATTTTCATCATTTAACATCACTAGGGCGAGAAAGATGATAAGATCACTGCTGTCTGTGCTGATGACCCTGAATTTCGTCACTACACGGACATCAAGGACCTTCCCCCGCACCGCCTTCAAGAGATCCGTCGCTTCTTTGAAGATTGTATATTCTAAAAACTATATCCATACCTTTCTGCTCCAGATGCTATATGACAACAGATCATCGACTGCATCAACTAGAGTCTGATTATTATGCTTCTGCTATGTTAACAGACAAGAAGAATGAAAACAAAGAGGTTGCAGTGAATGAGTTCCTCCCAGCAAAAGCTGCCATCGATGCAATCAAGTACTCAATGTGAGTTTTGCTTGTTCGTAGTCATGCAAAACATCATAGTACTCTACACTGATTTACTGTTTTCGAAATCGATCCATTTACTAAACCGTTTCAAATGTTACGCCACAGGGACCTATATGGCTCGTACATCATTGAAGGTTTGAGGAAGTAATCTCCAGCTGATCAATTGCAGATGCTACATGATTTGCTTTTCTGCTTATTGATACCACGAGTGCACGATATGTTAACATGCATGAACTGAAAACAATGACCTAGGGATATCACCTGCTCTTCATGTTGAGACGAGCAACAgtgctttttttctttccacTATATGCCCTGCCCAAGCACTTGACCCTTACTGAAATCTTTGCCGTCAAACCGACACTTGACTGATAGAAAATCGCTGTTAAATAAATGACATTTGCTTAACTTCATTGCGTATTATGATGCAGCCTGGTTAACCGTGAGTTTAGTATCTTTTGTTGCTATATTGTTGTGTGTTTGCGAGATGCTTCGTACTTGCTATCAGTATCTTCTTTTTTTGAGGTGGAATAGGAATTCCATAGGTGCCACTACATCGCTGACAACCAATCCCGAATACAATCCGAAGGCCGGAAACAATAGGCTACTTGGCTATCAGTATCTGTAAGTTTGCTTATGCTGTGTAGCTAGGGCATGTAATGACGCAACTAGGCTGTCAGTTATTGTTGGAGAGTAATAAAATGCACCAGAGGATTTCAAACTTATCAAGTTGTGTTATTGGATTATTAACATTGTTAAGTCATGCATTCTAGGTTCATAACCTTTCGCGCCTTCCTCTGATGCATACGTGGTGTGCTACTTGAACGactgcatggtgtgccaaaaaattaaaatcagaaaaaataaaaaaacaggaAAATAGAACaaacagtttttttaaaaaaaatagaaaatattaagaaaaccatatttaaaaaaattcaaaaataatagtaTGCCTATTACTGACTGACATAATAGCGTAATATATCACTAAATTATATGCAACACATCATACatactttttaaatttttattctttgtAGCATGTGACATTCATacgttcttatttttttattttttaaaaaactgtttttctattttattgaTTATttccttatatttttattttttttctgattttttaatattttctgattatttattttaaaaattttggcACGCCACATCTGCACTAGACGGGGCGTGAAGTGGTATGGATCAGGATGCACGACTTAATAATATTAATAGCTTAAATCTGTAATTTAAAGTATGTAGACCTAAATAACACAACTTAACTGAGTTTGAAGACCTCTCATACATTTTACTCTAATATATATATCTGTCAGGAGCGCTGAAACTACACAGACTAAGTATAGCCCGTACTAGCTGGGGAATATTGACTGCTGGTCCAGATGATGTTCTCTTCAAGCCGCTTGATCGAGCAGAGTGTTCAGTTATACTACTCTACGAGTCAGATCAGAGATGAGTGACGCACTAATAAAAGTGTGATACTGATGAGGATGTTTAATTGGCGCTTCGACGTAGTTCGGAAACGGATTATAAAGGTGCGCTTTTTATTCAGGATTACCGACCTTCTACAGTACAACAATCTACCATCCAGAAGTACAAAATATGAGGTTACCAGACAACTCAAGTCATCTGAATACAGCGAGATGTTCCAAAGCTGCTATCCTCGCCTCCAAAGAGACTCTAAGATTACAGCGCTAAAGCCAAAACAGCCTCAATTCCTCGGTAATGCCTTAGAATTTATGAAAAGCGTAATGCTGACATGAAATAGGAGGATTAAGCGCCAAGCACATGAAGCATGATGGCATTCTGAGCGTGCATTCTGTTCTCAGCCTGGGGGAATACGATTGAGTTGGGAGCCTCAATGACACCGTCTGTCACCTCCACCCCTCTCTCTGCAGGCAGACAATGCATAAGGTAGGCCTTTGGACCAGCAATCTCCATCATTGCTTCATCCACCTGCAAGATGGGGGAAAACAGAAGTATTAGGGCCACCATTGTTTAAGTATTTGCATGCTTATACAGCTATCACTACCGAGAAAGACTAAAACAAGACAAACCGCATAATTGTTTCTTTGTACAGTTTTAACTATCACGAGAGCATCATAATGATTCTTATGAGATTAATATCTAATGTTATTTTTGAATCATTCGAAGGTCGGAACATAAATAATTAGTCCTTAAGTTTCTAGTAAATCACCATATGGACTAGTGCAAGTATATGTGGTTGGTGTCAAGTAAGACAAGAATGAGTTCTAATAAGAACCTATCTTCCAATCAGTGTAACTGACATGAGCGAAGACCAAAACTTGGGTGTAAATGAGAAATGCGGACAAACCGTGAATCCTTGGAACTTCTGTTTTCTATAATCAGCTTCTTCCTTTTGGCCCATGCTGGCCCAAACATCTGTATACACAACATCTGCTCCCTTAACTGCTTCCCTGGGATCATTTATTATTTCAATCTTACTGATTCCAGAACACCTGGCAATCTCCACTGTCTTTGCATCAGGCTCAAATCCCTTGGGACAAGCACATACAAAGTGCAAAGGAAGTACAGCGGCCAATAGAAGCCATGAGTGCACAATATTGTTCCCATCTCCAACATAGACAACCTACATAGCAATCGAATAAGGAATCAGTCACAATCCAAAAATTTGCAGTAAAACAAAAGGAGCATATGCAGTTACTTCAATGGTACATACAACGATCTACCTTTGTGTTTTCAACACGACCAATGTGCTCAAGCATAGTAAGTGCATCAGCCATTATCTGGCATGGATGGTTATAGTCCGTGAGACCATTGATGACAGGTACAGATGCATATTTTGCCAAGTCCAGAATATCCTGCCAAAACCAAATGAGAAGTTAGGATGACGGTGCTTGGATTGAACTGAAGAGGAACCGACATGGAATGAATGAAACTTTCTAAGATCAATGCATGAGGGCGGAATGGAAACAGTAAATTAGGAAGATCAAGTATCTTAGTGATGTATTTGTGCAAACAAAACAAGATGATCTCAAAGTAACCGACTAATCCAAAACATCAATTATGCGTTTGATACATCAAAGAAACTATGTTTGATATATCAAAAGAAAGCtgaaaaataaacaaagcaAGAAGCCACTTAGCCACATAAGACCGGCCAAGACAATAATATCTGTTCATAAACATTATGCATCCAAAGAAATTCCAAGTTGGCTAATGGATTATTAGAATGAAACAAACTTAATTTTTCAATTAAATATACACTTAATTGAAATCGATATTTCATCTCCAGTTTGGGAAAAAAACATTGCTTAAACTGCCCATTTTAATTCTTATGATCTTTTTGGTAGATATCTAATTGCCATGCTCAAGAAGAATGACGTAGACAGATCAAATATGTAAAATTTTGATCCGGAATATATGTGCTTGCAGATTGTGCTGGTAAACaggtcacacacacacacaaaaaaaaagccATGCAACTCATGATCATACCTGGTGAGCGAAAACCCTGGCCATAATGATGTCATTATAGCCAGAAAGTACTCGAGCAACATCACGAGTCTCCTCGCGCTTGCCCATTTGGATATCATCAGGACCCAAATAAATAGCATGCCCACCAAGTAAAAAGAATCCTGTCTCAAATGAAACACGGGTCCTCATTGATGGCTTGGCAAAAATCATTGCCATTGATTTCCCTTTGAACGGTTGGAAGCTCCTGTCTCCAGACTTTATTGCCGCCTTAACCTCGAGCGCCTGATTAAGGATCTTCATGATTGTATCCTTGTCAAAATCATTGATATGAAGGAAATCCTTAGGAACCTGTTTGGCTGCAAGAAATTACTGCAGTTAAGAAAGGAAGTGTACTATACATGAAATTTTACATCTTCAGTGATTGAAAGCTTTCTTTGATGACTAAACCTTAAGttgcatataattttttcagagGACCACAATCAGAATTAAAAGGAAGTTAGATCACTTGCACTTGTACATGTTATACCGTGCCAAATGTCAAAGCTAAaatatttacaacaaaaatagCTCAATGGCGATGCGAAGCAAAATCAAACTACACAGATATCAGTGTCGAGGAATTCAAGGAAAATGCAAAATCTAGAATGCAGTCACAAGGAAAAATTGGCCCCCTTTCTTGTTTCATGATTCATATAAGTAGCATAATC
This genomic interval carries:
- the LOC133921430 gene encoding soluble inorganic pyrophosphatase-like isoform X1; protein product: MGKVASTVVSLLVAMAEEADGNIQTGPRFPPAALNERILSSISQKHVAAHPWHDLEIGPGAPEVFNCVIEIPRGSKVKYELDKGTGLIKVDRVLYSSVVYPHNYGFIPRTLCEDSDPMDVLVLMQEQVVPGCFLRARAIGLMPMIDQGEKDDKITAVCADDPEFRHYTDIKDLPPHRLQEIRRFFEDYKKNENKEVAVNEFLPAKAAIDAIKYSMDLYGSYIIEGLRK
- the LOC133921429 gene encoding ornithine carbamoyltransferase, chloroplastic-like, which encodes MAAISGGHLVLSSPTSSSRLRQPLPVPPRTARPIASAARRGVTVAAVSSPAVAASAGKDAKQVPKDFLHINDFDKDTIMKILNQALEVKAAIKSGDRSFQPFKGKSMAMIFAKPSMRTRVSFETGFFLLGGHAIYLGPDDIQMGKREETRDVARVLSGYNDIIMARVFAHQDILDLAKYASVPVINGLTDYNHPCQIMADALTMLEHIGRVENTKVVYVGDGNNIVHSWLLLAAVLPLHFVCACPKGFEPDAKTVEIARCSGISKIEIINDPREAVKGADVVYTDVWASMGQKEEADYRKQKFQGFTVDEAMMEIAGPKAYLMHCLPAERGVEVTDGVIEAPNSIVFPQAENRMHAQNAIMLHVLGA
- the LOC133921430 gene encoding soluble inorganic pyrophosphatase-like isoform X2, whose product is MAEEADGNIQTGPRFPPAALNERILSSISQKHVAAHPWHDLEIGPGAPEVFNCVIEIPRGSKVKYELDKGTGLIKVDRVLYSSVVYPHNYGFIPRTLCEDSDPMDVLVLMQEQVVPGCFLRARAIGLMPMIDQGEKDDKITAVCADDPEFRHYTDIKDLPPHRLQEIRRFFEDYKKNENKEVAVNEFLPAKAAIDAIKYSMDLYGSYIIEGLRK